The Branchiostoma lanceolatum isolate klBraLanc5 chromosome 10, klBraLanc5.hap2, whole genome shotgun sequence genome has a window encoding:
- the LOC136442965 gene encoding forkhead-associated domain-containing protein 1-like: MKGFLKSQEGVVSLGPKVTTVGRENCDLAIQTQSVERQHAVIEYSDVENCFVLQDLNTVQGTYVNDCRIQNAAVRLAPGDMIQFGFGGMPYELVVEDAPQYQHRVSQSRVYYPPVQQRPAWSAPITILQTSPVPGSSTQLPYLPATTSTAPSFAWAGSGSPVLPHPPQKSRPLSAGARRGSFGASLSDPNTPKSSPPMPHRTISGSWVGRNGVSGSPTPDISPALLQDKEQKILRMGDEIGRLAVFEGECRRKDAIIESLRNEVSQLHTELRKAKESGQGDAVVTQKLLLLENEVEGRKSEVKALKDQLSHISSGMGSTSTLHSELSEKEREIGRLITENGKLRKDYSMTQGLVTSLQRDLSNKEVAINKLKAETDKLRKDVKDKDVQLAAMSAKFSRIRETKNFEEALTAKEKELATLRVKLRNSEKKAKDADVTSKTLKDELDRVKILLSEEKESSC; encoded by the exons ATGAAGGGATTCCTTAAGAGTCAAGAAGGAGTGGTTTCCTTGGGGCCCAAGGTCACGACTGTTGGCCGAGAAAACTGCGATCTGGCAATACAG ACACAGAGCGTAGAGCGGCAGCACGCCGTCATTGAATACAGCGACGTGGAGAACTGTTTCGTGCTGCAGGACCTGAACACGGTGCAGGGGACGTACGTGAACGACTGCCGCATCCAGAACGCCGCCGTGCGGTTGGCTCCCGGGGACATGATCCAGTTTGGGTTCGGAGGAATGCCGTATGAACTGGTTGTCGAGGATGCACCTCAG TATCAACATAGGGTAAGTCAGAGCAGG GTGTACTACCCACCTGTCCAGCAACGCCCTGCCTGGAGTGCTCCTATCACCATCCTACAGACATCTCCTGTACCTGGGTCTTCCACACAGCTGCCCTACCTACCAGCTACCACCAGTACTGCACCCAGCTTTGCATGGGCTGGATCAG GCTCCCCGGTGCTGCCCCACCCCCCACAGAAGTCCCGCCCCTTGAGTGCTGGGGCCAGGAGGGGAAGTTTTGGAGCCAGTCTCAGCGACCCCAACACGCCCAAGAGCAGTCCTCCAATGCCTCACAGAA CTATTTCAGGCAGTTGGGTAGGAAGAAATGGAGTGAGTGGATCTCCCACCCCAGACATCTCCCCTGCACTACTGCAGGACAAG GAACAAAAGATTCTGCGTATGGGTGATGAGATCGGCAGGCTGGCTGTGTTTGAGGGTGAGTGTAGGCGGAAGGACGCCATCATCGAGTCGCTGCGTAACGAGGTATCACAACTTCACACTGAGCTGCGGAAGGCCAAGGAGTCCGGCCAGGGGGACGCGGTCGTCACGCAGAAACTCCTGCTGCTGGAGAACGAGGTGGAAGGGAGGAAGTCTGAGGTCAAGGCTCTGAAAGACCAG ttGTCCCACATCAGCAGTGGTATGGGCAGCACGTCCACCCTCCACAGCGAGCTGTCGGAGAAGGAGCGCGAGATCGGCAGGCTCATCACGGAGAACGGGAAGCTACGCAAGGACTACAGCATGACGCAGGGCCTGGTGACCTCGCTACAGAGGGACCTCTCCAACAAGGAGGTCGCCATCAATAAACTGAAGGCGGAGACGGACAAACTGAGGAAGGACGTGAAGGATAAGGACGTGCAATTGGCTGCCATGTCTGCAAAG TTTTCCCGGATTCGTGAGACCAAAAACTTCGAAGAGGCTTTGACAGCAAAAGAGAAGGAACTGGCAACTCTGAGAGTG AAACTGAGGAACAGTGAGAAGAAGGCAAAGGATGCAGATGTCACAAGCAAGACACTCAAGGATGAGTTAGACCGTGTCAAGATCCTACTGTCAGAGGAGAAGGAG TCTTCCTGTTAG